The following proteins come from a genomic window of Candidatus Zixiibacteriota bacterium:
- the eno gene encoding phosphopyruvate hydratase codes for MSDFDFIAARQILDSRGTPTIEVDVVLADGSLGRAAVPSGASTGAHEAVELRDGDSKVYFGKGVSKAVANVNEKIAPAILTNNIDPYDQVTLDNFLIQLDGTENKGKLGANAILGVSLATARAAAQSVGRYLYEYIGGTNCKLLPVPMMNILNGGKHADNNVDLQEFMIMPVGAGSFSTALQMGAEVFGNLKQVLKKKKYNTAVGDEGGFAPDLKSNEEALEVIMEAIGKAGYKAGKDILLALDPASTEFYDTKTKKYDLKGEGKKFTSDQMIEFYEELVKKYPIISIEDGLAEDDWDGWKKMTEYLGSKIQIVGDDLYVTNPKRLARGIKEKSSNSILIKLNQIGTLTETLDAIEMAQKAGFTAVVSHRSGETEDSTIADVVVAAGTGQIKTGSICRTDRICKYNQLLRIEESLGKSAQYLGKSVFYNLG; via the coding sequence ATGTCGGATTTTGATTTTATAGCCGCGCGGCAGATACTCGATTCGCGGGGAACGCCGACGATCGAGGTCGATGTGGTTCTGGCCGACGGTTCATTGGGGCGGGCGGCGGTGCCATCGGGCGCTTCGACCGGGGCCCATGAAGCGGTGGAACTGCGCGACGGCGACAGCAAGGTTTATTTCGGCAAGGGTGTTTCCAAAGCGGTGGCCAATGTCAATGAGAAAATCGCCCCGGCCATATTGACGAACAATATCGATCCCTATGATCAGGTGACGCTGGATAATTTCCTGATTCAACTCGATGGAACCGAGAATAAGGGTAAACTGGGCGCCAATGCGATTCTGGGGGTCTCTCTGGCCACGGCCCGGGCCGCGGCGCAATCGGTGGGGCGCTATCTTTATGAATATATCGGCGGAACCAACTGCAAATTACTCCCGGTCCCGATGATGAATATTCTCAATGGCGGGAAACATGCCGACAACAATGTCGATCTGCAGGAATTCATGATTATGCCGGTTGGAGCCGGATCATTCTCCACGGCTCTTCAAATGGGGGCCGAAGTGTTCGGCAATCTAAAACAGGTCCTCAAGAAGAAAAAATACAATACCGCGGTGGGCGATGAGGGCGGATTCGCTCCGGATTTGAAGTCCAACGAGGAGGCTCTCGAAGTCATCATGGAAGCCATCGGTAAAGCGGGATACAAGGCCGGTAAAGATATTCTTCTGGCTCTCGACCCGGCCTCGACCGAATTTTATGATACGAAGACCAAAAAATACGATCTGAAAGGCGAGGGCAAGAAATTCACATCAGATCAGATGATCGAATTTTATGAGGAACTGGTCAAGAAATATCCGATTATTTCAATCGAGGATGGCCTGGCCGAGGATGATTGGGACGGCTGGAAAAAAATGACGGAGTACCTGGGTAGTAAGATCCAGATTGTCGGCGATGACCTTTATGTAACCAATCCGAAACGTCTGGCGCGAGGCATCAAGGAGAAGTCATCGAATTCGATTCTTATCAAACTCAACCAGATCGGCACCCTGACGGAGACGCTCGATGCAATCGAGATGGCCCAGAAGGCGGGCTTCACCGCGGTGGTTTCGCATCGAAGCGGTGAAACCGAAGACAGCACTATTGCCGATGTGGTGGTGGCGGCCGGAACCGGCCAGATCAAGACCGGTTCAATTTGCCGGACGGATCGTATCTGCAAGTATAATCAATTACTGCGAATCGAGGAATCGCTGGGGAAATCGGCGCAGTATCTGGGGAAATCGGTCTTTTACAATCTCGGATGA
- a CDS encoding GDP-mannose 4,6-dehydratase: MKSIKGKKILVTGAGGFIGSHLTETLLRQRAKVTALLRYTSQGRTGWLEQLPERLKTKINIVFGDIRDPDICQRAVNGNTHVFHLAAQIAIPYSYIAPRDFTAVNVMGTANLLQAARESGVKKFLQVSTSEVYGTARYVPIDENHPQTAQSPYSASKIAADKLAQSFHLSFGLPTVTVRPFNCYGPRQSARAIIPTIILQALRGRTVRLGNTDSRRDMNYVSDITDGMIAAAFTDKTTGVVLNLATGTDYSIGEIVDLVGNILNKRLIIKSERKRIRPKNSEVWRLQGDNRLAARLIGYKPKFALLLGMKKTIEFFENHLAMYDREDYQL, translated from the coding sequence ATGAAATCAATCAAAGGCAAAAAAATCCTTGTCACGGGAGCTGGCGGTTTTATCGGCTCGCATTTGACCGAAACTCTGCTCAGGCAGAGGGCCAAAGTCACCGCTTTGCTCCGATACACATCGCAGGGACGGACCGGGTGGCTGGAACAACTGCCGGAACGATTGAAAACCAAAATTAATATCGTCTTCGGCGATATTCGCGATCCTGATATTTGCCAGAGAGCGGTCAATGGAAATACCCATGTTTTTCACCTGGCGGCCCAGATCGCCATTCCTTACTCCTATATCGCCCCCCGGGATTTCACAGCCGTCAATGTCATGGGGACTGCCAACCTGCTTCAGGCCGCCAGGGAATCAGGCGTTAAGAAATTCCTTCAGGTTTCGACTTCGGAAGTCTATGGCACGGCCCGGTATGTTCCGATCGATGAGAATCATCCTCAGACCGCCCAGTCACCCTATTCGGCCTCAAAAATCGCGGCCGATAAACTGGCCCAGTCTTTTCATCTCAGCTTTGGCCTCCCGACTGTAACCGTCCGTCCTTTCAATTGCTACGGTCCCCGTCAATCGGCCCGGGCCATTATCCCGACTATCATTCTTCAGGCCCTCCGGGGACGGACCGTCAGGCTGGGTAACACCGACAGCCGAAGAGATATGAACTATGTTTCCGATATCACCGATGGTATGATTGCCGCCGCCTTTACCGACAAAACCACCGGCGTTGTTTTAAATCTGGCTACCGGTACCGACTACTCCATCGGGGAGATCGTCGATCTTGTCGGAAATATTCTCAATAAAAGATTGATCATAAAAAGCGAAAGAAAACGTATCCGGCCGAAAAATTCCGAAGTCTGGCGTCTTCAGGGTGACAATCGGCTGGCCGCCCGGTTAATCGGCTACAAACCGAAATTCGCCTTATTATTGGGTATGAAAAAAACCATAGAGTTTTTCGAAAATCATCTGGCAATGTATGATCGCGAGGATTATCAGTTGTGA
- a CDS encoding NTP transferase domain-containing protein: MSQAIILAGGEGRRLLPYTRILPKPLWPVGDIPIVEILIRQLARSGIKEIIMAVGYQADLIRMILGDGRQFGVKIRYSQEKKPLGTAAPLRQIRGLDSSFLVLNGDLLTNLPFKDFIRAHLRSDAVATVAIFKRTVKIDFGVVTTYENIIEEYDEKPVLGYMVSMGIYAFRREVLKYIPNHKFDFPDLVNRLIEVESNPQVYRFRGQWLDIGRPDDWEKATRLFQKKSQAFLK, from the coding sequence ATCAGCCAGGCGATTATTCTGGCTGGTGGTGAGGGGCGCCGCCTTCTACCGTACACCCGGATTCTGCCCAAACCCCTCTGGCCGGTGGGCGATATCCCCATTGTCGAAATTCTCATCCGCCAACTGGCCCGATCCGGGATTAAAGAAATCATCATGGCGGTCGGTTATCAGGCGGATTTGATTCGGATGATTCTCGGCGATGGGCGTCAATTCGGTGTGAAAATCCGGTACTCCCAGGAGAAAAAGCCGCTTGGAACAGCCGCCCCGCTTCGCCAGATCAGGGGGTTGGACAGTAGTTTTCTGGTCCTCAACGGTGACCTGCTGACCAACCTGCCTTTCAAGGATTTTATTCGGGCACACTTGCGAAGTGATGCCGTGGCAACCGTGGCGATATTCAAACGAACCGTGAAAATCGATTTCGGGGTGGTCACCACCTATGAGAATATAATCGAGGAATACGATGAGAAACCGGTCCTGGGATACATGGTCTCGATGGGGATTTATGCCTTCCGGCGAGAGGTCTTAAAATATATCCCCAACCATAAATTCGATTTCCCCGACCTGGTAAACAGGCTAATCGAGGTCGAGAGCAATCCGCAGGTTTATCGTTTTCGGGGCCAATGGCTCGATATCGGGCGGCCCGATGATTGGGAAAAGGCTACCCGGCTCTTTCAGAAGAAATCTCAAGCTTTTTTAAAATAA